One genomic window of Lytechinus variegatus isolate NC3 chromosome 1, Lvar_3.0, whole genome shotgun sequence includes the following:
- the LOC121423054 gene encoding cytochrome P450 2J6-like isoform X1, with amino-acid sequence MKSLEITMYFQYISSNIKSSLPNVNLLTSATLCVLTVCLVFRIIHSLWFQKGDGRRRPPGPKGLPLIGSLLDLRYDVLMKLKQFAQEYGSIYTINLGPTRLVVLNDKDSIKEAFVTKAADMSDRPQAMLDTLQQTRGIILRQPGHLHRQHRNFLSNGFRLIKLGVPEFSFHLHPHIDRFKDKLIASEGQSLQICPISHCLLFEIFTDLMLGEVPDSNSEEVKKLLDVLYKTLSPNPMLVLAGKVIPTWLKSALSDWIDMSDYLSKVTHYLKEHIQEHRKTYEGDPQNLIDAFLLKEQQELDKYNRLRKDDIGSSSSNSGGKSDQEPPETSPRVTSVMVNDQEENEKNLAAILMDVFQAGCTSIVASLQWLLLDLAFNQDVQEKMRKEIDGYVEERNQRPSLLIRSDNFHYTKAVMLESLRLHPPAPLGAPHCAARDTKLGGFHIDKGTIILSNLLNALQDSKQWKDAGDFRPERFLNEDGTLETRDTLGFSTGPRLCPGKLLTNTVISSILTEIIQDFTFHLPPDHKHSLKGIPGIVYNPQPFSIIAKQRQR; translated from the exons ATGAAATCACTTGAAATAACGATGTACTTTCAATACATCTCATCAAACATCAAATCATCACTGCCTAATGTCAATTTATTGACATCAGCTACATTGTGTGTATTAACAGTATGCCTGGTGTTTCGAATAATTCATTCTCTGTGGTTCCAGAAGGGAGATGGAAGGCGGCGCCCCCCTGGACCTAAGGGACTGCCCCTCATAGGCTCACTTCTTGATCTACGCTACGAcgttttgatgaaattgaagCAATTCGCCCAAGAGTATGGAAGCATTTACACCATAAAC TTGGGACCAACAAGACTGGTTGTCCTCAACGATAAGGATTCCATTAAGGAAGCTTTCGTGACCAAAGCAGCAGACATGAGTGACCGTCCACAAGCTATGCTGGATACTCTTCAACAAACAAGAG GAATCATCTTAAGACAACCAGGTCACCTCCATCGCCAACACCGAAATTTCCTCTCCAACGGTTTTCGGCTCATCAAACTAGGAGTCCCAGAGTTCAGTTTTCACCTCCATCCACACATCGACAGGTTCAAAGACAAATTAATCGCTTCAGAAGGCCAGAGTTTGCAGATATGTCCAATCAGTCACTGCCTCCTTTTTGAAATCTTTACAGACTTGATGCTAGGCGAGGTTCCCGACTCTAATTCTGAGGAGGTCAAAAAACTATTAGATGTCCTGTACAAGACACTGTCACCAAACCCGATGTTGGTGTTAGCAGGGAAAGTTATTCCCACATGGCTAAAGTCTGCTCTGAGTGACTGGATTGACATGTCAGACTACCTTTCAAAGGTTACCCACTACCTCAAGGAACATATCCAGGAGCACAGGAAAACCTACGAGGGTGATCCCCAAAACCTGATTGATGCTTTCTTGTTGAAAGAACAGCAAGAATTGGACAAATACAACAGACTCAGGAAAGATGATATCGGAAGCAGCAGTAGCAACAGTGGGGGAAAAAGTGACCAAGAGCCTCCTGAGACATCTCCAAGGGTGACATCAGTCATGGTGAATGACCAAgaggaaaacgaaaaaaatcttGCAGCAATTTTAATGGATGTATTTCAGGCTGGATGCACTAGTATTGTTGCTTCTTTGCAGTGGCTCCTGCTAGATCTAGCATTTAATCAAGATGTCCAAGAGAAGATGAGGAAGGAAATAGACGGATATGTTGAGGaaa GAAACCAAAGGCCCTCTCTTCTCATAAGAAGTGACAACTTCCATTATACCAAGGCTGTGATGTTGGAGAGTCTTCGCCTTCATCCTCCTGCCCCACTGGGAGcaccacactgtgctgcacgaGACACCAAACTTGGCGGTTTTCACATTGATAAGGGCACCATAATACTCTCGAATCTACTGAATGCTTTACAAGACTCCAAGCAATGGAAGGATGCTGGTGACTTTCGACCAGAAAGATTTCTCAATGAAGATGGCACCCTAGAAACGAGAGACACCCTTGGGTTCTCAACTG GTCCTCGTCTGTGTCCTGGAAAGCTCCTGACGAACACAGTTATTAGTTCCATCTTGACTGAAATCATCCAAGACTTCACATTTCACTTACCACCAGATCACAAGCACTCCCTCAAAGGAATACCTGGAATCGTCTACAATCCTCAACCCTTTTCCATCATTGCTAAACAACGACAGAGATGA
- the LOC121423054 gene encoding cytochrome P450 2A1-like isoform X2 translates to MKSLEITMYFQYISSNIKSSLPNVNLLTSATLCVLTVCLVFRIIHSLWFQKGDGRRRPPGPKGLPLIGSLLDLRYDVLMKLKQFAQEYGSIYTINLGPTRLVVLNDKDSIKEAFVTKAADMSDRPQAMLDTLQQTRDLMLGEVPDSNSEEVKKLLDVLYKTLSPNPMLVLAGKVIPTWLKSALSDWIDMSDYLSKVTHYLKEHIQEHRKTYEGDPQNLIDAFLLKEQQELDKYNRLRKDDIGSSSSNSGGKSDQEPPETSPRVTSVMVNDQEENEKNLAAILMDVFQAGCTSIVASLQWLLLDLAFNQDVQEKMRKEIDGYVEERNQRPSLLIRSDNFHYTKAVMLESLRLHPPAPLGAPHCAARDTKLGGFHIDKGTIILSNLLNALQDSKQWKDAGDFRPERFLNEDGTLETRDTLGFSTGPRLCPGKLLTNTVISSILTEIIQDFTFHLPPDHKHSLKGIPGIVYNPQPFSIIAKQRQR, encoded by the exons ATGAAATCACTTGAAATAACGATGTACTTTCAATACATCTCATCAAACATCAAATCATCACTGCCTAATGTCAATTTATTGACATCAGCTACATTGTGTGTATTAACAGTATGCCTGGTGTTTCGAATAATTCATTCTCTGTGGTTCCAGAAGGGAGATGGAAGGCGGCGCCCCCCTGGACCTAAGGGACTGCCCCTCATAGGCTCACTTCTTGATCTACGCTACGAcgttttgatgaaattgaagCAATTCGCCCAAGAGTATGGAAGCATTTACACCATAAAC TTGGGACCAACAAGACTGGTTGTCCTCAACGATAAGGATTCCATTAAGGAAGCTTTCGTGACCAAAGCAGCAGACATGAGTGACCGTCCACAAGCTATGCTGGATACTCTTCAACAAACAAGAG ACTTGATGCTAGGCGAGGTTCCCGACTCTAATTCTGAGGAGGTCAAAAAACTATTAGATGTCCTGTACAAGACACTGTCACCAAACCCGATGTTGGTGTTAGCAGGGAAAGTTATTCCCACATGGCTAAAGTCTGCTCTGAGTGACTGGATTGACATGTCAGACTACCTTTCAAAGGTTACCCACTACCTCAAGGAACATATCCAGGAGCACAGGAAAACCTACGAGGGTGATCCCCAAAACCTGATTGATGCTTTCTTGTTGAAAGAACAGCAAGAATTGGACAAATACAACAGACTCAGGAAAGATGATATCGGAAGCAGCAGTAGCAACAGTGGGGGAAAAAGTGACCAAGAGCCTCCTGAGACATCTCCAAGGGTGACATCAGTCATGGTGAATGACCAAgaggaaaacgaaaaaaatcttGCAGCAATTTTAATGGATGTATTTCAGGCTGGATGCACTAGTATTGTTGCTTCTTTGCAGTGGCTCCTGCTAGATCTAGCATTTAATCAAGATGTCCAAGAGAAGATGAGGAAGGAAATAGACGGATATGTTGAGGaaa GAAACCAAAGGCCCTCTCTTCTCATAAGAAGTGACAACTTCCATTATACCAAGGCTGTGATGTTGGAGAGTCTTCGCCTTCATCCTCCTGCCCCACTGGGAGcaccacactgtgctgcacgaGACACCAAACTTGGCGGTTTTCACATTGATAAGGGCACCATAATACTCTCGAATCTACTGAATGCTTTACAAGACTCCAAGCAATGGAAGGATGCTGGTGACTTTCGACCAGAAAGATTTCTCAATGAAGATGGCACCCTAGAAACGAGAGACACCCTTGGGTTCTCAACTG GTCCTCGTCTGTGTCCTGGAAAGCTCCTGACGAACACAGTTATTAGTTCCATCTTGACTGAAATCATCCAAGACTTCACATTTCACTTACCACCAGATCACAAGCACTCCCTCAAAGGAATACCTGGAATCGTCTACAATCCTCAACCCTTTTCCATCATTGCTAAACAACGACAGAGATGA